A stretch of Patescibacteria group bacterium DNA encodes these proteins:
- a CDS encoding ABC transporter ATP-binding protein: MIRAIELTKTFGEGELEVKVLKKITLEIADGEFVAIIGPSGAGKSTLMYQLSLLDEPTSGQIFLDAVDTSTLDVAEKTSVRLRSLGYVFQDYALLPELTAAENVALPILMAGVPFAEAMQKGVTALERIGLADKQQNLPSQLSGGQQQRVSIARAIAHNPHILFADEPTANLDTDNGHVVMEVFRTLHEAGQTIIMVTHEDEYARYADRIITMKDGVIVTDERRKR, encoded by the coding sequence ATGATTCGGGCAATAGAACTAACAAAAACATTTGGGGAAGGTGAACTTGAGGTGAAGGTTTTAAAAAAAATAACCTTAGAGATTGCCGATGGTGAATTCGTAGCCATCATTGGCCCGTCGGGTGCCGGTAAGTCGACGTTGATGTATCAGCTTTCACTCCTCGATGAGCCGACGTCGGGTCAAATATTCTTAGATGCTGTTGATACGTCTACCTTGGACGTTGCTGAAAAAACGTCAGTGCGATTACGTTCGCTCGGGTACGTGTTTCAAGATTACGCCTTGCTGCCAGAGTTAACGGCTGCCGAAAATGTGGCCTTACCAATTCTTATGGCTGGCGTGCCTTTTGCCGAAGCAATGCAAAAAGGAGTTACCGCCTTAGAGCGAATTGGTTTAGCGGATAAGCAGCAGAATTTACCAAGCCAACTTTCTGGTGGTCAACAACAGCGCGTTTCGATTGCTCGCGCCATCGCGCATAACCCTCACATTTTGTTTGCCGATGAACCAACAGCGAACCTCGACACCGACAACGGGCACGTGGTGATGGAAGTTTTTCGCACCTTGCACGAAGCTGGTCAAACGATAATTATGGTGACGCACGAGGATGAGTATGCGCGTTACGCAGACCGCATTATCACCATGAAGGACGGCGTAATTGTTACGGACGAACGACGAAAGCGGTAA
- a CDS encoding NAD(P)H-dependent oxidoreductase: protein MTSPLSIPVLLGTVRQGRQSEHIARYLHAKLVARGVRTTFVDPRNLTLPMTDEGEDLKVHNPDYVATITTADALLLVVPEYNRGYPGSLKRMLDICYDEYRNKPVGLVGVSSGIYGGTRALAALLPVLKILGLIAMRRDLNVGPVSTIFSEVDGKLLEPAFEKQADQFLDELLAFAKALQVLK from the coding sequence ATGACTTCACCGCTTTCTATTCCTGTGCTCCTTGGCACTGTTCGCCAAGGTCGACAGAGTGAGCACATCGCACGATACTTGCACGCAAAGCTCGTTGCTCGTGGGGTGCGTACGACCTTCGTTGACCCACGCAACTTAACGCTACCCATGACTGACGAAGGTGAAGATTTGAAAGTGCATAACCCGGACTATGTGGCGACCATTACCACAGCGGATGCGCTACTACTCGTTGTGCCTGAGTACAATCGGGGGTATCCGGGAAGCCTCAAGCGGATGCTTGATATTTGCTATGATGAGTATAGAAATAAACCAGTTGGTTTAGTCGGCGTTTCTTCGGGCATCTATGGCGGCACCCGGGCGCTCGCGGCACTACTGCCGGTGTTAAAGATACTGGGGCTTATAGCCATGCGACGAGACCTCAATGTTGGGCCAGTGAGCACCATTTTTTCTGAAGTTGACGGTAAGTTACTTGAACCAGCATTTGAAAAACAAGCCGACCAGTTTCTTGATGAGTTATTAGCGTTTGCGAAAGCCTTACAAGTCCTCAAGTAA
- a CDS encoding cytochrome c biogenesis protein CcdA produces MLSTTALLLPAFIAGFITFLAPCTLPLVPAYLAFIGGVSFGDMADPLRAPFVRRRIFLNGLFYVIGFSTVFVLLGTLFGLGGGALVHYRIPLARLGGAMIVLFGLAIMGVFGGRIMLFERSWHPALPAWLHPGTPLSSFVFGATFAFGWTPCIGPILASILLLASNVGSLWEGGMLLAVFAAGLGVPFLLVALLFSSVTPWLRSISKFTAIASKIAGGFLVLLGFLILFNSFSEWTSFLFRIFGMFNYNQILRYL; encoded by the coding sequence ATGCTGTCGACGACCGCACTGTTACTTCCTGCCTTCATTGCAGGTTTCATTACCTTCCTTGCACCTTGTACCTTGCCACTCGTTCCGGCGTACCTCGCGTTTATTGGTGGTGTTTCTTTTGGCGACATGGCAGATCCGCTGCGGGCGCCGTTCGTTCGGCGACGTATTTTTTTGAATGGGCTTTTTTACGTTATTGGTTTTAGCACTGTTTTTGTGCTGCTTGGCACGTTGTTTGGTTTGGGTGGTGGGGCGCTCGTTCATTATCGAATACCACTGGCGCGCCTCGGTGGGGCGATGATTGTGCTCTTTGGTCTTGCAATCATGGGTGTGTTTGGTGGACGAATAATGCTTTTTGAACGGTCATGGCATCCGGCATTACCGGCGTGGCTACACCCAGGTACACCGCTTTCCTCGTTTGTATTCGGCGCAACATTCGCTTTTGGTTGGACGCCCTGCATTGGCCCTATTCTTGCTTCTATTTTGCTACTCGCCTCAAACGTTGGTTCGCTATGGGAGGGCGGTATGTTACTAGCCGTTTTCGCCGCTGGTCTTGGCGTGCCATTTCTTTTGGTTGCTCTCCTTTTTAGTTCCGTAACGCCGTGGTTGCGCTCGATTAGTAAGTTTACCGCGATTGCTTCAAAAATAGCGGGAGGATTTTTGGTGCTGCTTGGTTTCCTTATTTTATTCAATAGTTTTTCAGAGTGGACTTCATTTCTTTTCCGCATTTTTGGCATGTTTAACTATAACCAAATTCTTCGCTATCTCTAG
- a CDS encoding SIS domain-containing protein yields MSMEHALQNFPEQFNFQPVVVGSVNMSQIKRIVVCGMGGSHLAADVLSACYPERHIIIHSDYGLPFIREDEEADTLIIASSYSGNTEEVLDAYELAKRRGLLLAAVAVGGELIRRATADGVAHVVLPDVGIQPRIGLGYNLRGLLVLLGDEAGLAETATLATILDVAAAQKQGEALAKIIRGKVPLIYASNTNRAIANIWKIKFNENAKIPAFMNVLPELNHNEMTGFDVAPAAVSLKEPFHVVFLSDSTDHPKIKRRMDVCKALYDERGVGTSVVPIVGETFWQRTFSNLLIADWTSWHYGTTIGAETEQVPMVETFKRLIES; encoded by the coding sequence ATGTCGATGGAACATGCCCTTCAAAATTTTCCTGAGCAGTTCAATTTTCAGCCAGTTGTTGTTGGTAGTGTGAATATGTCACAAATAAAACGCATTGTGGTTTGCGGCATGGGTGGTTCACACTTGGCGGCTGATGTACTTTCTGCTTGCTATCCCGAACGGCACATCATCATACATAGCGACTACGGTTTGCCGTTTATCCGTGAAGATGAGGAAGCCGACACATTGATAATCGCCTCATCATATTCTGGAAATACCGAGGAAGTACTCGATGCGTACGAATTAGCGAAGCGTCGTGGATTGCTACTAGCGGCTGTAGCAGTTGGTGGGGAACTTATCCGTCGCGCCACTGCGGACGGTGTCGCCCATGTGGTGTTACCAGACGTTGGCATACAGCCGCGGATTGGGCTTGGTTATAATTTACGAGGGTTGTTGGTGTTGCTTGGGGATGAAGCAGGGTTGGCCGAGACGGCCACACTTGCGACTATACTCGATGTAGCAGCGGCTCAGAAGCAGGGTGAAGCATTGGCGAAAATTATTCGCGGCAAAGTGCCGCTTATTTACGCCTCGAATACCAACCGGGCGATCGCAAATATTTGGAAAATTAAATTTAATGAAAACGCAAAGATTCCGGCGTTCATGAATGTGTTGCCAGAGCTTAACCACAATGAAATGACTGGCTTTGACGTGGCTCCTGCTGCTGTAAGTCTCAAAGAGCCATTTCATGTAGTTTTCCTCAGTGACAGTACAGATCATCCGAAAATAAAGCGGCGCATGGATGTTTGCAAAGCCCTTTATGATGAGCGTGGTGTAGGGACTAGTGTCGTGCCGATTGTGGGTGAGACTTTTTGGCAACGTACATTTTCAAACTTGCTCATTGCTGATTGGACGTCATGGCACT
- a CDS encoding FtsX-like permease family protein, translated as MSFKERRRQFVQTVRVGWFLAYRTLKRSSRATTGLIIFIMVLTFLNLVVVSGLLIGLISGSFQQFRDGYSGEIMITASPGRNFIENSPALVNYIAAHPDVKAMSVRHTSGVQVLGTLTDLPRNGERPNRISVRLVGLNVKDEESVTGFSRFLVKGNMLVDGQEGGILVGANMLRKYSSFADANIPGLDLLDDVDVGSRVRVSLTTAGGEKVSQEFTVRGIVKSKVDEISTRFFVTDPELKRMLPVNKEQVQEIAIRMDYAEAPALVSELQGFMGEHDALIQTYEDAIPSFLRDIETTMGVLGNALSSIALVVASITIFIVIFINAITRRKYIGIMKGIGISPQAIQLSYVFQAFFYGMVGSVVGIAVTFGFLKPYFAAHPINFPFSDGILVATPEGAALRIAILLAVTLAAGYIPARLIVRRNTLDAILGR; from the coding sequence ATGAGTTTTAAAGAACGTCGTCGTCAATTTGTGCAGACCGTTCGCGTGGGATGGTTTTTGGCATACCGCACATTAAAACGCTCTAGCCGCGCCACGACTGGTCTCATCATATTTATTATGGTGCTGACGTTTCTGAACTTGGTGGTGGTGTCAGGGCTCCTCATCGGGCTTATTAGTGGTTCCTTTCAACAGTTTCGTGATGGGTATTCGGGAGAAATAATGATTACTGCTTCACCAGGGAGAAACTTTATTGAAAATTCACCGGCGCTTGTTAACTATATTGCTGCTCACCCAGACGTGAAGGCAATGTCTGTTCGGCATACCTCTGGCGTTCAGGTGCTTGGTACGTTGACTGACTTACCGCGGAACGGAGAACGACCAAATCGTATTAGCGTTCGGTTGGTTGGGCTCAACGTCAAAGATGAAGAATCAGTTACCGGTTTTTCTCGGTTTCTTGTGAAAGGGAACATGTTGGTTGATGGTCAAGAAGGTGGCATCTTAGTTGGTGCCAACATGTTGCGGAAATATTCTTCGTTTGCGGACGCTAATATTCCAGGGCTTGATTTGCTCGACGACGTTGACGTTGGTAGCCGGGTACGGGTGAGCCTGACGACAGCCGGCGGGGAAAAGGTATCGCAAGAATTTACCGTGCGCGGCATTGTGAAAAGTAAGGTTGATGAAATATCAACGAGATTTTTCGTCACCGATCCAGAGCTGAAACGAATGCTGCCGGTAAACAAAGAACAGGTGCAAGAAATAGCCATTCGTATGGACTACGCCGAGGCACCGGCGCTTGTAAGCGAGTTACAGGGGTTTATGGGTGAACATGATGCGCTTATCCAAACGTACGAAGATGCTATTCCGTCTTTTCTTCGTGACATTGAAACCACTATGGGTGTTCTGGGTAACGCGCTCTCTTCCATAGCGCTCGTAGTTGCTTCCATCACCATCTTTATTGTCATCTTCATTAACGCCATTACTCGAAGGAAGTATATCGGTATTATGAAGGGTATCGGTATTAGCCCGCAGGCTATTCAACTCTCATATGTGTTTCAAGCATTTTTCTATGGCATGGTTGGTTCGGTGGTGGGTATTGCGGTGACGTTTGGTTTTTTAAAGCCATACTTTGCGGCGCACCCCATTAACTTTCCATTTTCTGACGGCATTCTCGTGGCCACACCAGAAGGAGCCGCATTGCGCATCGCTATTTTGCTGGCTGTTACGTTGGCGGCTGGCTATATTCCGGCTAGACTCATTGTCCGCCGAAATACTTTAGACGCTATTCTTGGTCGCTAA